In a single window of the Suttonella indologenes genome:
- a CDS encoding methylated-DNA--[protein]-cysteine S-methyltransferase encodes MRQSIEETLEKYYQCRLRVGQTPLLQETQSQLEDYFCGKLRAFRLSLAPPGTVFQRTVWDLLKQIPYGETWTYSQQAALYGKPSALRAVAAANGKNPLSIIVPCHRVIGKNGALTGYSGGLERKAFLLDLEQRFK; translated from the coding sequence ATGCGGCAATCGATTGAAGAAACATTAGAAAAATATTATCAATGCCGGCTGCGGGTAGGGCAGACTCCGCTCTTGCAGGAAACGCAATCGCAGCTTGAGGATTATTTTTGCGGCAAATTGCGCGCATTTCGCCTATCATTAGCGCCGCCGGGCACCGTCTTTCAGCGCACCGTTTGGGACTTGCTAAAGCAGATTCCTTACGGCGAAACATGGACTTATAGCCAACAGGCGGCGCTTTACGGCAAGCCTTCGGCGCTGCGCGCAGTCGCGGCGGCAAACGGAAAAAATCCGCTTTCGATTATCGTACCCTGTCATCGCGTGATTGGGAAAAACGGCGCATTGACGGGCTATTCGGGCGGATTGGAACGTAAGGCTTTTTTATTGGATTTGGAACAACGCTTTAAGTGA
- a CDS encoding TRAP transporter small permease subunit, whose amino-acid sequence MQQIIRLIDGLSIAVGKICAWLTLAMVLLTTYLVVMRYVFNMTSIALQELVMYMHASVFMLGAAYALQSDQHVRVDVLYRTLSSRKRALLNIIGTILFLFPFTALITYYGWNYAASAWKYREASTQPGGLPYVYLLKSLLPAFAIMMFMQGIAELLRNILILIGKWHITEEQ is encoded by the coding sequence ATGCAGCAAATTATTCGTCTGATTGACGGCTTGAGCATCGCCGTGGGCAAAATCTGCGCTTGGCTGACCTTAGCCATGGTATTGCTTACGACCTATTTGGTCGTGATGCGCTATGTTTTTAATATGACCTCGATTGCCCTGCAAGAATTGGTCATGTATATGCATGCCAGCGTCTTTATGCTAGGTGCCGCCTATGCCCTGCAAAGCGATCAGCATGTGCGGGTCGATGTGCTGTACCGCACACTATCCTCACGCAAACGCGCGCTGCTGAATATTATCGGCACCATTTTGTTTTTATTCCCTTTTACTGCCTTGATTACCTATTACGGCTGGAATTATGCCGCCAGTGCGTGGAAATACCGCGAAGCCTCCACCCAACCGGGCGGCTTGCCCTATGTGTATTTGCTCAAATCTCTGCTGCCGGCTTTCGCCATTATGATGTTTATGCAAGGCATTGCAGAATTACTGCGCAATATTCTGATATTAATAGGCAAATGGCATATCACGGAGGAACAGTAA
- a CDS encoding TIGR00730 family Rossman fold protein: MEIKHRIPPKPLHGEGNEQLSRESWKVFQIMSEFVDGFERLSVITPSVSIFGSARLRPDNPYYQLTEDIGKRLSDAGFSVVSGGGPGIMEAANKGAYQGAHGLSVGLNIELPHEQKGNPYQDISMKYRYFFARKAMFVKYCNAYIVLPGGFGTLDELAEILTLIQTGKSRKIPVILVGSKFWQGLLDWLREQLLGMGLIAAQDLDLMTVVDDADGALKIIEDFYQDRSYAHTAAAEPRTNLKEG, translated from the coding sequence ATGGAAATAAAACATCGTATTCCGCCAAAGCCCTTGCATGGGGAAGGGAATGAGCAGCTCTCGAGAGAATCGTGGAAAGTATTTCAAATCATGTCGGAATTTGTCGATGGGTTTGAACGTTTATCGGTCATCACCCCTTCGGTCAGCATTTTCGGCTCGGCACGCCTGCGTCCGGATAATCCTTATTATCAATTAACGGAAGACATCGGCAAACGTTTGTCCGATGCCGGTTTTTCCGTCGTTTCCGGCGGCGGCCCGGGAATTATGGAGGCGGCAAACAAAGGCGCTTATCAAGGGGCGCATGGCTTGTCGGTGGGCTTGAATATTGAATTGCCGCATGAGCAAAAAGGTAATCCTTATCAGGATATTTCAATGAAATACCGCTATTTTTTCGCCCGTAAAGCCATGTTTGTCAAATATTGCAATGCCTATATCGTCCTTCCCGGCGGCTTCGGTACGCTGGATGAACTGGCGGAAATCCTGACCCTGATTCAAACCGGTAAAAGCCGCAAAATTCCCGTGATTTTGGTCGGCAGCAAATTTTGGCAGGGATTATTGGACTGGCTGCGCGAGCAATTGCTCGGCATGGGCTTAATCGCCGCGCAAGATTTGGATTTGATGACGGTGGTCGATGATGCCGACGGCGCGTTGAAAATCATCGAAGATTTCTATCAAGACCGCTCTTATGCCCATACTGCCGCCGCAGAACCTCGCACGAATCTGAAAGAGGGGTAA
- a CDS encoding NUDIX hydrolase encodes MALIDCLHAANNARAADYQALYIAGQRVGLIRRTQKSLLADYGFHLHAQGEALHWQSQGDCAANTAFLADICRQMAKDGIVQGWRDELYPIAIDYQQLPLALVERAAMPLFGARGYGVHVNGLVQKTDGIYMWLGKRAADKPTSPNKLDQIAAGGLPYGISVFANMQKECAEEANIPAALSAQARAVGMGSYYHEVANGIRADMMFFYDLWLPADFIPSNSDGEVAEFFCYPLSEIIAMLRQDNHSIKYNSALAIIDCAIRHQLITPDEAHYQSICHLLRAQDHFGENFPV; translated from the coding sequence ATGGCGCTCATCGACTGCCTGCACGCCGCCAATAACGCACGCGCGGCGGATTATCAAGCCCTGTATATCGCTGGACAGCGCGTCGGACTCATCCGCCGCACACAGAAAAGCCTGCTTGCCGATTACGGCTTTCATCTGCACGCCCAAGGCGAGGCATTGCATTGGCAAAGCCAAGGCGATTGCGCCGCCAACACAGCTTTTCTTGCCGATATCTGCCGACAAATGGCAAAAGACGGCATTGTGCAAGGCTGGCGCGACGAGCTTTATCCCATCGCCATCGATTACCAACAGCTCCCGCTTGCCTTAGTCGAACGTGCCGCCATGCCCTTATTCGGCGCACGCGGCTATGGCGTGCATGTCAACGGACTGGTGCAGAAAACGGACGGCATCTATATGTGGCTGGGTAAGCGCGCCGCCGATAAACCCACCTCACCGAACAAATTGGATCAAATCGCCGCCGGCGGACTACCTTATGGCATCAGTGTCTTTGCCAATATGCAGAAAGAATGCGCCGAAGAAGCCAATATTCCCGCTGCCCTCAGCGCCCAAGCCCGCGCCGTCGGTATGGGCAGCTATTATCATGAAGTGGCAAACGGCATCCGTGCCGATATGATGTTTTTCTACGACTTATGGCTGCCAGCAGATTTTATCCCCAGCAATAGCGACGGCGAAGTTGCGGAATTCTTCTGCTATCCGCTGAGCGAAATCATCGCCATGCTGCGCCAAGACAATCATTCCATCAAATACAATTCCGCGCTGGCAATCATCGATTGCGCCATCCGCCATCAGCTCATCACGCCCGACGAAGCGCATTATCAAAGCATCTGCCACCTCCTGCGCGCACAAGACCATTTCGGAGAAAATTTTCCCGTATAA
- a CDS encoding GntP family permease — protein sequence MTGIGLIVCFVIAVALMIFMIAKWRVHPFLALMAVSLALALVANLPLASIPGIIGDGFSAIFKSIGIVIIFGAIIGTVLEKTGAALKLADMVVRRVGEKRPELAMLLMGWIVGIPVFCDSGFVVLNPIREAIRKKLLAHPAALAVALSAGLYAAHVFIPPTPGPIAAAASVGLEGNLLLVIGVGILVSLPVLLASYLFAKYISKQMSLAEQEQASDVEVQQSYEDLLRHYGRLPNVLLSLAPIVLPIFFMALSSVVKIAGFSGGFAQLCLFLGSPVIALAIGVSAAIVLLADTGKMPQFNQLTNDTLQMVGPILLITAAGGVLGNVITQAGFVQYIKENAQNLSSVGIFFPFLISAILKTAQGSSTVAIITTASIMGMFHADDSMMTALGLNTEMAAALTVMAIASGAMCISHANDSYFWVVTNFSKLTPQQGYRTQTALTFIMGITGILSVYVLSLLLL from the coding sequence ATGACAGGTATCGGATTGATTGTGTGTTTTGTCATCGCGGTTGCTTTGATGATTTTTATGATTGCCAAATGGCGCGTGCATCCTTTTTTAGCCTTAATGGCGGTGTCCTTGGCTTTGGCTTTGGTGGCGAATCTGCCTTTGGCGAGCATTCCAGGCATTATCGGCGACGGTTTCAGCGCGATTTTCAAAAGCATCGGCATTGTGATTATTTTCGGAGCGATTATCGGCACGGTCTTGGAGAAGACAGGCGCCGCTTTGAAATTGGCCGATATGGTGGTGCGGCGTGTAGGCGAGAAGCGGCCTGAATTGGCGATGTTGCTGATGGGTTGGATTGTGGGGATTCCCGTTTTTTGCGACAGCGGTTTTGTGGTCTTAAATCCTATCCGCGAGGCGATTCGTAAAAAATTACTCGCGCATCCTGCGGCTTTGGCAGTGGCGCTGAGCGCAGGTTTGTATGCCGCTCATGTATTTATTCCGCCGACGCCCGGTCCGATTGCGGCAGCGGCTTCCGTCGGTTTGGAAGGCAATTTGCTGTTAGTAATCGGCGTGGGCATTCTGGTTTCTCTGCCGGTTTTATTAGCCAGTTATCTGTTTGCCAAATATATTAGCAAGCAGATGTCGCTTGCAGAGCAAGAGCAGGCAAGCGATGTCGAGGTGCAGCAAAGCTATGAAGATTTATTGCGGCATTACGGACGCTTGCCAAATGTCCTGCTTAGTCTTGCCCCGATTGTTTTGCCGATTTTCTTTATGGCTTTGAGTTCTGTGGTCAAAATTGCGGGCTTTAGCGGCGGATTTGCGCAATTGTGCTTATTTTTGGGCAGTCCGGTGATTGCTTTGGCTATCGGCGTATCGGCGGCGATTGTGCTGTTGGCGGATACGGGCAAAATGCCGCAATTTAATCAATTGACAAACGATACGTTGCAGATGGTCGGTCCGATTTTGCTGATTACGGCGGCGGGCGGCGTATTGGGCAATGTGATTACGCAAGCGGGTTTTGTGCAATATATCAAGGAAAATGCACAAAATTTAAGCAGCGTCGGCATTTTCTTTCCCTTCTTGATTTCCGCCATTTTGAAAACCGCCCAAGGCAGTTCGACGGTAGCCATTATTACTACCGCTTCCATTATGGGCATGTTCCATGCGGATGACTCGATGATGACCGCCTTAGGCTTAAATACGGAAATGGCGGCGGCATTGACCGTGATGGCGATTGCATCCGGAGCGATGTGCATATCCCATGCCAATGACAGCTATTTCTGGGTCGTGACGAATTTTTCCAAACTCACGCCGCAGCAGGGTTATCGCACGCAAACCGCTCTAACTTTTATCATGGGCATCACAGGCATATTGAGCGTTTATGTATTATCTTTGCTGCTGCTTTAA
- a CDS encoding TRAP transporter large permease: MEWLAIVMFVALGMALLMGYPVALSLAGVALIFAGMAPLFDVDMSVLPMITNRLFGGVMTNETLISVPTFVFMGLTLQKAKIAEDLLSMMTLLFGGMRGGLAFTVTIVGALLAAATGIVGATVVTMTLLSLPVMLKNGYDPKLSTGVICASGTLGQIIPPSIVLIVLGDVVGNAYSESQMKMGNFAPDTVSVSDLFAGAVVPGLCIVGLYLLYIFIRTLITPNDLPLPDKSERAQLRGKHFYLRLLFVLLPPLALILCVLGSILMGLATPTEAASIGAFGALVIAFVRYLVDRKNGVPSSLRWLIDVPRETLQISAMVFLIMIGASLFSLVFRAYGGDLLIEHWLSNLPGGKIGAIFVVMFVIFVLGFVLDYFEIVFIVIPIVAPILFQMDVDPVWFAIMVAINLQTSFLTPPFGFALFFLRGVAPISVKTADIYKGVIPFIALQLLMLVILAFVPQMVRWVSF; encoded by the coding sequence ATGGAATGGCTTGCAATTGTCATGTTTGTAGCATTGGGAATGGCGCTCTTAATGGGCTATCCCGTTGCCTTGTCTTTAGCAGGGGTTGCCCTGATTTTCGCGGGCATGGCGCCGCTCTTCGATGTGGATATGAGTGTTTTGCCGATGATTACCAATCGCTTGTTCGGCGGCGTGATGACCAATGAAACCCTGATTTCCGTGCCTACCTTCGTTTTTATGGGGCTGACCCTGCAAAAAGCGAAAATTGCCGAAGATTTGCTAAGTATGATGACGCTCTTATTCGGCGGCATGCGCGGCGGTTTGGCATTTACCGTCACCATTGTCGGCGCACTATTAGCCGCTGCCACCGGCATTGTCGGCGCAACAGTGGTAACCATGACCTTACTTTCCCTGCCCGTCATGCTTAAAAACGGCTACGACCCGAAACTCTCTACCGGCGTGATTTGCGCCTCCGGCACTTTGGGGCAAATCATTCCGCCGTCTATCGTGTTGATTGTCTTAGGTGATGTGGTAGGCAATGCCTATAGCGAATCGCAAATGAAAATGGGTAATTTCGCTCCCGATACCGTCTCCGTCAGCGATTTATTTGCCGGTGCGGTCGTGCCGGGCTTGTGCATTGTCGGTTTGTATTTATTGTACATATTCATCCGCACGCTGATTACGCCGAACGACTTGCCCCTGCCTGATAAATCAGAACGCGCCCAATTGCGCGGCAAACACTTCTATTTGCGCCTCTTATTTGTGCTGCTACCGCCTTTGGCTTTGATTCTCTGCGTATTAGGTTCTATTTTGATGGGACTTGCCACGCCGACCGAAGCCGCCAGCATCGGCGCATTCGGCGCATTAGTCATTGCCTTTGTCCGCTATTTGGTCGATAGAAAAAACGGCGTACCGAGCTCTCTGCGCTGGTTGATTGACGTACCGCGCGAAACCTTGCAAATCAGCGCTATGGTCTTTTTAATCATGATTGGTGCTTCATTATTTTCATTGGTATTTCGTGCCTATGGCGGCGATTTGCTGATTGAGCATTGGCTGTCTAATCTCCCCGGCGGCAAAATCGGCGCGATTTTTGTGGTGATGTTTGTGATTTTTGTGCTGGGCTTTGTTTTAGACTATTTTGAAATCGTCTTTATCGTTATCCCCATTGTGGCGCCGATTCTCTTCCAAATGGACGTGGATCCCGTATGGTTTGCGATTATGGTGGCGATTAACCTGCAAACCAGCTTCCTCACGCCGCCTTTCGGCTTTGCCCTCTTCTTCCTGCGCGGCGTTGCGCCGATAAGCGTGAAAACCGCCGATATTTACAAAGGCGTGATTCCTTTTATCGCCTTGCAGCTGCTGATGCTCGTGATTCTGGCATTTGTGCCGCAAATGGTGCGCTGGGTATCTTTTTAA
- a CDS encoding flavin reductase family protein — protein MIDNEVFKAAMRLFASGITVITWKTTAAPIQGITVSAFSSLSLNPPLVLFCVDHQAHIYPELSQQQHVCVNILAAGQTALAYQFAGGDRNHLEAHLHHNNALALPMLKQAQANLLINIQNIIRQGDHDIFVGLVEESAVYPERAPLLYYNSNISDGV, from the coding sequence ATGATTGATAATGAAGTCTTTAAAGCCGCTATGCGCCTCTTCGCCAGCGGCATTACCGTCATCACATGGAAAACCACCGCCGCGCCTATCCAAGGCATTACCGTCAGCGCCTTTTCCTCCCTCTCGCTCAATCCGCCTTTGGTCTTGTTTTGTGTGGATCATCAGGCGCATATTTACCCGGAGCTCAGTCAGCAGCAACATGTCTGCGTGAATATTCTCGCCGCAGGACAAACCGCCCTCGCCTACCAATTTGCCGGCGGCGACCGCAACCACTTAGAAGCCCATCTACATCATAACAATGCCCTTGCCCTGCCCATGCTCAAGCAAGCTCAAGCCAATTTGCTCATTAATATCCAAAACATCATCCGACAAGGTGATCATGACATCTTCGTCGGTTTGGTCGAGGAAAGCGCCGTCTATCCGGAACGCGCACCGCTGTTGTATTACAACAGCAACATCAGCGACGGCGTCTAA
- a CDS encoding arsenate reductase yields MNIILYGINNCDSVKKARQWLAAQAIEHQFIDFKKQAPDENLIRQWLEQIELAQVLNKRSSTWRGLSIEEQAQAETTSGAIALMMQYPNLIKRPLLQHAGGIALGFDAALYTQLFCE; encoded by the coding sequence ATGAACATCATCCTTTACGGCATCAACAACTGCGACAGCGTTAAAAAAGCGCGGCAATGGCTCGCCGCCCAAGCAATTGAGCATCAATTTATCGACTTCAAAAAACAAGCGCCGGATGAAAACCTTATTCGCCAATGGTTGGAACAGATCGAACTCGCCCAAGTACTCAACAAACGCAGCAGCACATGGCGCGGACTGAGTATAGAAGAACAAGCGCAAGCCGAAACCACAAGCGGCGCCATCGCCCTGATGATGCAATATCCCAACCTGATCAAACGCCCTCTGCTGCAACATGCGGGCGGCATTGCCCTTGGCTTTGATGCCGCCCTTTATACACAACTGTTCTGTGAGTAA
- a CDS encoding SLC13 family permease, producing MTIDIAITLSIAIIATVLFATEKMRMDAVAILVLASLALFGQISPQEALSGFSNSATITVTAMFVLAAGLQISGALDGIGALLGRVKSPLAFLLVLFAIVSLISPFVNNTAVVAVFIPIVIAAAKNIKFPASKALIPLSFVSQMAGVTTLIGTSTNLLVNSIAQQQGHRGFGMFEFFPLGIIFLIIGYVYLLTAGRWLLPDNSAHLIDERQDLGKYVAEWRVSAESPLVGKTIADAVDLNLYIIGVLRDGERLSTPSQQVLQRHDILLVRGLPEELLKLRDQFALKAFSVYAHQHNSDNAETQWVIAEVMVAPNSQWIGGNVALLSQRWNRNSTVVGIQRRSKIVRERLRRIHFHVGDILLMILPKEDIADLRRNQDFIILSENHERKKTDWRAHFAIGVMIAVITASAVGIVPITITALIGAVLMVCAGCLSAEEAYASIDWRIIILLAGLLPLGAAMNNSGAAAFIVEHTLGRFNDASPLTILAILYLMTMVLTELMSNAGTAVLMTPIAVSTANMLDINASPLIIAVMFAAATSFMTPVGYQTNTMVYGAGGYRFTDFIKIGLPLNLLYWALGILFIPMIWPFS from the coding sequence ATGACTATTGATATCGCCATTACCCTCAGCATCGCCATCATAGCGACTGTTTTATTCGCCACCGAAAAAATGCGCATGGATGCAGTGGCGATTCTGGTGCTGGCAAGTTTGGCTTTATTCGGACAAATTTCACCGCAAGAAGCTTTAAGCGGCTTTAGCAATTCCGCCACGATTACCGTAACCGCTATGTTTGTATTAGCGGCGGGCCTGCAAATCAGTGGTGCATTGGACGGCATCGGCGCTTTGCTAGGACGTGTCAAATCGCCTTTGGCTTTTCTCTTAGTGCTGTTTGCGATTGTCTCGCTGATTTCACCTTTTGTGAATAATACGGCGGTGGTAGCGGTCTTTATTCCGATTGTGATTGCGGCGGCGAAAAACATTAAATTTCCCGCCTCCAAAGCTCTGATTCCGCTGTCTTTCGTCTCGCAAATGGCGGGAGTAACCACGCTTATCGGCACCTCGACCAATTTGCTCGTCAATTCCATTGCCCAGCAGCAGGGGCATCGCGGCTTCGGCATGTTTGAGTTTTTTCCGCTCGGCATCATTTTTCTGATTATCGGCTACGTGTATTTGCTGACGGCTGGACGTTGGCTGCTGCCGGATAATAGCGCTCATCTGATTGACGAACGGCAAGACCTCGGCAAATACGTCGCCGAATGGCGGGTCAGCGCCGAATCACCGCTTGTGGGCAAAACCATTGCCGATGCGGTGGATTTAAACCTCTATATCATCGGCGTATTGCGCGACGGCGAACGCCTTTCCACACCCTCACAGCAAGTCTTGCAGCGTCATGACATTCTGCTGGTGCGCGGTTTGCCGGAAGAACTGCTCAAACTGCGCGACCAATTCGCCCTCAAAGCCTTTTCCGTCTATGCGCATCAGCACAACAGCGATAATGCCGAAACTCAATGGGTCATCGCCGAAGTCATGGTTGCGCCCAATTCGCAATGGATAGGCGGCAACGTCGCCCTGCTCTCGCAGCGTTGGAATCGCAACAGCACCGTCGTCGGCATTCAGCGGCGCAGCAAAATCGTGCGCGAACGTCTGCGCCGCATTCATTTTCACGTCGGCGACATCCTATTAATGATTCTGCCCAAAGAAGACATCGCCGATTTGCGCCGCAATCAAGACTTCATCATTCTCTCGGAAAACCACGAACGCAAAAAAACCGACTGGCGCGCCCATTTTGCCATCGGCGTAATGATTGCCGTGATTACCGCCTCCGCAGTAGGGATTGTCCCGATTACCATTACCGCCCTCATCGGCGCCGTCCTCATGGTCTGCGCCGGCTGCTTGAGTGCGGAAGAAGCCTATGCCTCGATTGATTGGCGCATCATCATCTTATTGGCAGGACTGCTGCCCTTAGGCGCTGCCATGAACAACAGCGGCGCGGCGGCATTTATCGTCGAGCATACCCTCGGGCGCTTCAACGATGCAAGCCCCTTAACAATACTTGCCATTCTCTATCTGATGACCATGGTGCTCACCGAATTGATGAGCAATGCCGGCACCGCCGTGCTGATGACCCCGATAGCCGTATCCACCGCCAATATGCTCGACATTAACGCCTCACCCTTGATTATCGCCGTCATGTTTGCCGCCGCCACCAGCTTTATGACGCCGGTCGGCTACCAAACCAATACCATGGTTTACGGCGCCGGCGGCTACCGCTTTACCGACTTCATCAAAATCGGACTGCCGCTGAACCTGCTCTACTGGGCGCTCGGCATCCTCTTTATCCCTATGATTTGGCCATTCTCATGA